A window of Variovorax paradoxus EPS genomic DNA:
CCTGAACTTCGGCAGCTCGGTGCCCAGAAAGTCGAGCGTGCGCTCGGCCTGCGCGGTCTTCTGGTCGATGTTCTGCCGCACGTAGAGGCGCGACACCTCGTTGAGCAGGTCGGTCAGCTGCGTCCGGTTGCCGGTCTGCCAGCTCACGTCCATCACGCCGGACTGCTTGCCTTTCTCGATCACGCGCAGGTCGTTCTGCAGCTCCAGCAGCACGAGCTGCCTGGAGCGGCGGGTGAGCTCGAAGGCGCCGCCGGGGCGGGCCTCGAACGAGCCCACCAGCAGGCGGATCGCGCCGCCCGGCACCGAGGCTTCGAGCGGCACGCCCACGCGTCCCTGCAGCGGTGTGGCGAGGTCCGGATGCGTGAGCGTGTAGCTGCCGTTCTCGCCGGCGGTGAGCAGGAAGCGCTTGCCTTCGAACGCCGGCGGCACGTCCATCTGCGCGACCGCGATCCGCTCGGTGCCGGTCACCCAGCCGCCCAGGCCGAGGAAGCCCGGGCTCGAGAGTTCGGTCGAATGCCGGGCGATGAAGTCGCCCACCAGCGGCAGGTAGTGCGGCTGCGCCTCGATGAAGAGGCGGGTGTTCTCGATCGCCTGGCCGAGCACCATGCGCGACTTCAGGATCTCGGCCTCGCCCGAGGTCGGCGTCTTCACGCTCACCCCGTTGACCGCGGCATCGGCGGGCGTGGAGGAGCGGTCGGCGTCCTCCACCTGGATCAGCACGTTCGCCTCGTACACCCGCGGCCCGAAGAGCGCGTAGCACGCGCCCACCAGCAGCGCCGCGGCGGTGATCGCGGCAATCAGCCATCGATGGTCGAGCAGGATGTCGATGTATTCCCTCGGCCCCGAGCGGGGCCGGTCGGGTTCCGCGCCCTGGGGTGCGGGAAGCGGGGGGTACCAGCGGGCGTTCATGGGGTCACCTTCTTTCCGTGTCGGGTGTGCGGGTGGGATGAGAGGGGCGCGGCGGCCTACCTGCTGCGCGCGGTGTCGCGCGCGAGGTTCACGACCTGGGCGGCCGGCAGGATCAGGCTCGCGACCCGGTTCCACGAGACCAGCGGCACGCGGTCCACGTAGACCACGTCGCGCGGCTTCAGCTCGAAGCGGTCGGCCAGCGCGAGCGCGGCGGGGTTCTTTGCATTGATGTTGAAGATCTCCGGCCCGTCGGAGGTGCTGGATGTGCCGGACGTGCCGGTCGCATCGGCGGTATCGAGCGCGCTGTCGGCACGCCGTGCGTTCCGGATCACGTAGATCTGCCCCGGGTCGGACGAGAACAGGTCGGGCCCGCCCGCATCGCCGAGCGCCTCGTTCAGGCTCAGCCGGCCGTTGCGCATCAGGAGCGCCGAGGGCCGCAGGATCTCGCCCATCACGTAGACCCGGCTGTCGTCGCGGGCGCCCACGTACACCACGTCGCCGTTGCGCAGCGGGATGTTGTTGGCGTCCGCGCCGTAGCGCTTGAGCGCCAGCAGGTCGATCGCCACCGTGCGGTCGCCGCGGGTGAGCAGCACCTGCGAGCGGTCGCCCGCGGCGGTGATGCTGCCGGCGCGGTTGAGCGCTTCCGAGAGCGTCATCGGCACGTCGGTGAAGATCTGCAGCCCGGGCGCGCGCACCTCGCCCTCCACGTAGGCGCGCTGGCTGCGGAACGACTGGATGCGCACGCTGACCTGCGGCGCCTTCACGAAGCCGCGGATGCGCCGCGCGATCAGCTCCGAGGCCTCGCTCTCGGTGAGGCCCTGCAGCTTCGTGCGGCCGATGTACGGAAAGCTGATCTCGCCCGCGGCATCGACGATGAAGCCGGGCGCCACGGTCACGCCGGTGGGGTCGCTCTGCTGCGCGATCACCGCGCCCGCATTGGGCAGCAGCTCGGGATGGTCGTAGACGATGACGCCCACCACGTCGCCCGGCCCGATGGTGTAGGACCTGGCGCGGCCGAACAGCGCGCGCACCTCGGGCGGGAGGCCGGTGTTGCGCGCGTTCTGCGCCTGGATCAGCTCGGGCGTGATCGTCGTCACCTTGCCGGTGCCGACGGAGCCGTCCGACGAACGCAGCATGCCCGGCGTGCCGAAGCCCGGCGCGCAGCCGCACAGCCCGAGCGACAGCAGCATCGACAGCCCAATCCATCGGATCCGCGCCGCAGCGAACGAGGCGCGGGCGCCGCGGCTTGCGGATCCGGTGAAGAACGGAACGCGGGCGCCCTGCGGCGCACTCGCTGGTTCGGTGCGGTTCATGAGGTTCTCCTTGGCTGGTGTGGATCGGGTGATCGGGGGATCGGGTGTGATGAGGTCAGGGGGTCATGAGGGATTCATGAGGTCAGGGCGCGGCCCACTTGGCCGGCATGGGGCGGGCGACGCCCGCGGCCGGGCGGCTCGCGCCGCGCCGTTCCGTGCCGGTGCCGAAGCAGCGCTCGGCGACCCAGTCGCCCACGGTGCGCAGGTACTGCTGCTGGCCCTTGGCCGTGCAGACCGTGTGGTCGACCTCGCGCATGAATTCGTAGTGCAGCGACTGTGCGAACGGTTCGCCGCGGAAGGGGCCGAGCTGGTCGCGGTCGCGGTCGCACACATGCAGCGATCCCGAGTACAGGAGCTGCAGCGCGACGTGCCGCTCGGTCAGCAGCGCCATCGTCCGGCCGAACCAGGCCTGGGTTTCCGCCAGCGATGCCTCCTCGGTGAAAAAGCCCGGCATCGGCTTGGCCGCTTCGCTGCGAAGGAGCCGGCGCTTGAGCCAGCGCTGCGTCTTGCCCGCGAACGAGGGGTGCGCCGGCGCGGCCAGCGCGCGCCGCAGCGTGCGTTCCCAGCGCGTGCGCCGCTGCGGAAAGGCATAGCCGTCGAACAGCGACAGGCCGATCACGCGCGCATCGACCGCGGCGATGGACATGGCGTGCTCCGCGCCCGAGCACATGCCCACGATCGCGAACTGTCCGATGCCCTGCATGCTCTGCAGCAGGTCCATGCCGGCCTGCAGGTCCCGCAGCGCACGCACCGAGAGATCGGCGGCGTCTGCCGGCGCATCGCTGTCGCCGATGCCGCCCAGGTCGAAGCGAAGGCTCGACACACCGCGCGCCGCCAGCGCATGCGCCAGCTTGACGTTGATGCGGCGCGGCCCGACCCGGTGGTTGGCACCCATGTTGAACATGAGGCAGGCCACCGCGGCGGGCGCCTGGCCCGCGGGCGCCGTGACCATGCCGACCAGCGCGTTGTCCGCCCCGAAGCGGACCGGGGTGTGCGTCATGGGCGTGAGGTGCGCTGCGTCATTCATGGAGAGCCCCTTGCAGGCGGTTGAGCGCGTCGGACGGAACCATGGCGCTGTTGGGATAGGGGTCCGCCGTCCAGTCGAGCCGGTGCTGGAAATACGCGAGCCGCACCGGCATGTGGCGCGATTGCTGCTCGGCCGCCCATTGGGGCGTGTGGGTGTCGTCGGGCGGCGTCAGCACCAGCGTGTCGTGCAGCGCGGTGAGCGGCAGTGCGTCCGGCGTGAGCGCGCCCAACTGCTCGCGCAGCGCCGGCGAGAGCAGGGCGCCCAGTGCCTCCTCGGGCAATGCGGCGGGATCGCGGCCGAGGCTCCTGCGCCACGAGAGGTCGGGAATGCAGAAGCTCGCATCGATCGCGGCCACGTGCTGCTCGCGCAGGAAGCGCGCGTAGCGGCGCCCATCGATCACCGGCTCCCACAGCACCAGGCGCACCGGGTCGCAGCGCCCGTTGCGCGCCGCCAGCACCGCGAGCGTGGCCCCCAGGCGCGCGCCGACCCAGACGATGCGCTTGCCCGGTGCGCGCCGGCGCAGTTCCTCGTGGGCCGCGCACAGGTCGCGCCGCCAGCCGTCGAGTTCGCCCTGGCTCTCATCGCCGGGCGAATCGCCCGTGCCGTGGAAATCGAAGCGCAGCGTGGCGATGCCGGCACGAGCGAAGCGTTCGGCCAGCACCTTGAAGAAGCGGTGGGTGCGCAGGCCCTCCTGTCCGAACGGCGGGCAGACGAGCACCGCGCTGTCGTCGGCGCGCGCCTCGTCCGCCGGATGGAACAGGCCGAATAGCTGGCGCGAGCCCGGGCCGAACATGAGGGGCTGCGCCGGCGCGCAGCCCCGGCCGGAGGCGGACGCCGCATGGGAGGCGGTAGCGTGCTGGGCCATGTCGTGTCACCCCTTGCGCAGCAAGCTGCCGAATGCGCGGCCCAGCAGGCTCTCGCCGCGCGATGCGCTCGCGGCCGGGACGGCCGGCAGGCCCGCCAGCTCGCCCGGCTTCGTGTCGGCCGCAGCGTTGCCGTTGCCGCCGTTGCCATCATTGCCATTGCCATTGCCATTGCCATTGCCATTGCCATTGCGGGGCGACGCGATCTGCGCGAGGTTCTCGAACAGGTAGCGCCGCATCTCCACGCGCAAGCCCAGCGTCTGCTCCGCCTGCTTGACCGCGTTCAGCACGAGCAGCGAGTCGCCGCCGAGGTCGAAGAAGTTGTCGCTCGCACGGATGTCGTTGACGTCGATGCCCAGCACGCCGGCCCAGATCTGGGCGAGCGGCGCCTGCTCCGGCGCGAGCAGGCTCGCTGCCGCGGCGCGCCCGCCGGCATCGGCCAGGGGCTTGGGCGCCTTGTCCGCGCGCTCCGGCTCGTCGGCCGCGAGCTTGCGCAGGTAGGCCGCGCTTGCGGAGCCCTCGTCCGAGGCCAGGTAGGCAAGCGTCGCGGCGGGGCGCTCGGCGGCGCGGTGCAGGAGCTCCAGGTAGCGGTCGCGCAGCTGCGCACCGGTCTCGCGCAGGTAGATGTCGGCGTTGTAGATCAGCGCGCCTTCCAGGCCGTGTGGCTTGTCCATCAGCCACACGCCGATGTCGTCGGTCGCGCCGCGCTGCATCAGGTGCATTTGGCGGGTCTGCAGGCTGCCCAGGTGCCGCGCGCGCTCGCGCGCATCCTGGAACGAGAACATCGACTGGTAGGCCCCGGCGTTCCTGTTCGGGCCGCCGAGGCCGTCTCCGGCCACCATCCGCTCGAACGGCACCTGCTGGCAGTTCATGAGCGCGAGCAGCTCCTGCTTCACGCAGCGCATGAAGTCCGGCAGCGACTGGGCGAGGTCGACCCGCAGCGACACCGGCAGCACGTTGTTGAAGACGCCCATCACGTCTTCCGTCTCGGGCTGCAGGCGCCCGCGCACCGGGTTCGCGATGACGACGGCATCGCTGCCGATGACCCGGCTCATGGTGAGTGCATAGAGGCCGAAGGTCAGCATGCTCAGCGTCACCTCCATGCCGCGCGCGATCTCGCGAAGCCTCCCGGTCGTGGCCAGGTCGATGTGGATCCACTGCGTGCCGCCCTGGCCGCTCTTGCCCGCGCGGCGGGGCATGTCGGTGCGGGGCAGGCGCGGCGGCGGCCCGCTCGCCAGCCGGCGGCGCCAGAAGCCCAACTGCTCCTCGAAGGCCGGCTCCCGCATCCAGCCGGCAAGCCATTCGGCGTAGTCGCCGTGCGTGGTCTCCAGCGGCGGCAGCCCGTGCGGACGGCCGCGCTCGGCCGCGTCGTAGATCGCCGTGAGCTCGCGCTGGAACAGGTCGAAGCACCAGCCGTCCCACACCAGATGGTGCGGCACGAACACGAAGGCGTGGTCGTCGTCGTCGACCTGAAACAGCGCCGCATGGGCCATCGGCGCGCGGCGCAGGTCGATGGGCTGGTCGGCGAGTTCCTGCATGCGCTCGGCCAGTTCGGCCTCGCGCTGGTCCGCGGGCAGGCCGCGCAGGTCGATCACCGGCAGCGAAAATTCCACAGCCTGCGCAATCGATTGAACCGGCTGCCCGGTGGCCGGATCGGTGCCCACGCAGGTGCGCAGCGCGGGCTGGCGGCGAATGATTTCGCAAAGCGCCGCCTCGAAGCGCGCTGCATCGAAAGGACCGGTCAGCCGCTGCGCCGAGGGCACGTTGTAGACCGAGCGCCCCGGGTGAAGCTGTTCCATGAAGAGGATGCGCTCCTGCGAGGGCGTCATCGGCGCGCTGGTGCGGTCGATGCGGCAGGCCAGGGGCGCCTGCACGCCGGCGCCGGCGGCTTGCAGGCCGGCAATCGCCGCGGCCAGGCGCTCGGGGGTTGGGGCCTCGAACAGCGTGCGCAGCGGCAGCGCGACCTTGAACTCGCGGGCGAGAAGCGTCGCCAGCCGTGCGGCCAGCAGCGAATGGCCGCCCATCGTGAAGAAGTCGTCCTGCATGTCCAGGCCCGGCAGGCTGAGCACCTGCTCCATCGCCGCGAGCACCGTGCGCTCGGCGTCGTTGCGCGGACCGGCGCCGCGGCGCACCTCGTCGCGCGGCAGCGCCTCCGGCACGGGCAGCGACACCCGGTCGAGCTTGCCGTTGGGCAGCGTGGGCAGCGCCTTGAGCGTGACCACATGCTGCGGCAGCATGAAGGCCGGCAGGTGCTCGCGCAGGTGCTGCATCAGCGCGGCAGGGTCCAGCGCCGCGCCGGGCACCAGCGCCAGGTAGGCCACCAGGCGCACGTCGCCCGGGCGGTCTTCGCGCGCCACCACCACGCTGCGCGAGACGCCGGCGACCTCGTTGCAGCGGGCCTCGATCTCGCCGGCCTCGATGCGGTAGCCGCGCACTTTCACCTGGAAGTCGAGCCGCCCGAGGTGTTCGAGCAGGCGGTCGTTGCGCCAGCGGCCGCGGTCGCCGGTGCGGTAGATCTTGCGGTTCTGGCCCAGCACGCGCGCGGTGACGAAGCGCTCGGCCGTGAGTTCGGCCCGTTCGTGGTAGCCCAGCGAAAGGCCCATGCCCGCGATGCAGATCTCGCCGGGCACGCCGATTGGGCAGGGCTGCAGGTTGCTGTCGAGGATCCACACCTCGGTGTTGTCGATCGGAAGCCCGATCGACACGCCGCGCGAGGCCACCACGTCACGCTGCATGTTCCAGGCGGTCGACCACACGGTGGTCTCGGTGGGGCCGTACACGTTCCAGAGTTCGGCGCAGCGATCGAGCAGCGCGAACGCGAGCCGCCCGCGCACCGCCTCGCCGCCGATCCAGCCGCGAAAGCCCTTGGCGCCGGGCCACTGCGCATCGAGCAGCAACTGCCACATGCCGGGCGTGGCCTGCAGCACGGTGACCGCTTCCGCCTCGAGCAGCGCGCGCAGGCTGTTGCCGTCGATGGCGGTCTCGCGTTGGACCATCACCACCTGGGCGCCCACCGCGAGCGGCAGCAGCAGCTCGATCACGGCGATGTCGAACGAAAGCGTCGTCACCGCGGCGATCCGGTCGTCCGGACCGAGGCCCGGCGCCTTCTGCATCGAGGCGAGCAGGTTGGCCACCGCGCCGTGCGGCACGCACACGCCCTTGGGCAGGCCGGTGGAGCCCGAGGTGTAGATCACGTAGGCCGGGTCCTCGGCCCTGGCATCGCAGACATCCGGCGCGAGCGCATCGGCAGGCGCCTGCAGCCATGCGGTGTCGCGGTCGAGTTCGAACAGCCGCGACCCCGCATCGGCGTTCCACTTGCGCGGCGCGGCGGCGATGTCCGAGGTGGTCACCAGCAGGCTGAGGCTGGCGTCGGTGGCGTAGTGGTCCAATCGCGCCTGCGGAAAGGCCGGGTCGAGCGGCACGTAGGCCGCGCCCGACTTCAGCACCGCGAGCACCGCCACGAGCATGTCCAGCCCGCGCTCCAGGCACAGGCCCACGTACTCGCCGCGGCCGATGCCGCGCGCGCGCAGCGCATGGGCCAGGCGGTTGGAGCGCGCGTCCAGATCGCCGTAGCTGAAGGTGCGTGCACCGTCGCGCAGCGCGGGGCGGTCGGGGTGCTGCAACGCGTGCGCCACGAAACCGGCGTGCGCGAGCGGCGCGCCTTCAACCGCAATGGGCGGGGGCTGCAGCGAGGCCAGCGCGCGCGCGGCTTCGGGCGACAGCACTTCCAGCCGGCCGATCGGCTCGGCGGGGCTGCGCACGGCCGAGCGCAGCACGCACTCGAACATGTCGAGCCAGCGCTGCACGCTCTCCTCGTCGTAGAGGTCGGTGTTGTACTGGGCCTCGATCTGCAGGCCGCCGTCCACCGGCCGCAGGTTGAGGAAGAGCTCGAAGTTCTCGTGGCGGCGCGCCACCGTGTCCTGCTCGACCTTCAGGCCCGAGAAGGTCTGCACGCCCGCGGCCACGTCGGGGTCGACGTTGAACATCACGCTCACGAGCGGCTGGCGGCTCGCATCGCGCTGCAGCGACAGCTTGCCCAGCAGCGCGCCGTAGGTGAGCGCCTGGTGCTCGAAGGCGTCGAGCACGGCGGTCCTGCATTCGCCCATGAGCGTGTCGAAGCGCAGGTCGGCGGGCGCTGCGAGGCGCAGCGGCAGCAGGTTCACGCAGTGGCCCACGAGGCCGGGCATGTCGCGCGCCAACTGGCCCGAGGCCGGAATGCCCACCACGATGTCGTCCTGCCCGGTGAGCCGATGCAGCGTGGCGGCGAAGCCGGCGAGCAGGCCAGCGAAGAGGCTGGTGCCGGTCCGGGCGCTCATGGTGCGCAGCGAGGCCACCAGGCGCCGCTCCAGCAGCCGCTCGGTGCGCCGCGAGGCGAAGGTGCGCACGGCGGGGCGCGGATGGTCGAGCGGCAGGTCGAGCACGGGCAGCGTGCCGCCCGAGAAGCGCTCGAGCCAGTAGTCCACATGCTGCTGCATCTCGGGCCGCGCGGCGTCGGCGGCTTCCTCGGTGGCGAAGGCGTCGAAGGTGGGGGCGGCCTTCAGCGGCAGGCCGTCGCCGGTCTCCTCGGCATAGAGGTGGCCGAGCTGCTCGGTGATCACCGCCCACGACCAGCCGTCGCAGACCACGTGGTGGGCCGACATCAAGAGCTCGTGCTCGCCTTCGCCGAGCCGGTAGAGCTCGGCGCGGAAGAGCGGCCCGCGCTCCAGCGGGAACGGCGTGCTCACCGCCGCTTCGTGCGCGTCCTGCAGGGCGAGCGCGCGGGCTTCGGGGTCGAGCGGGGCGAGGTCGCGCTGCACGAGCGGGTCGGGCCCCGCCTGGCCGACCAGCATGCAGGTGCCGTCCGGCGAGATGGTTGCGCGCAGCGACTGGTGGCGCTCGACGACCCGCGCTACGGCGCGTGCCATCGCCTGGCGGTCCAGCGGGCCGCGCAGCCGCAGCACCACGGAGTCGTTGTAGGCCAGCGATGCCTCGGTGCCCAGCATCGCGCCGAGCCAGACCTCGCGCTGCGATTCGGTCGTGGGAATCACGCATTCGACGAATGCGCCGACATTGGCGGCCGTGCCCATCGCGGCCGGGGTGGGGCGAAGAACGGCGTTCATGCGGCCCGCCCGTTGGGAATCTGGATCGCTTCAGGGGCGGCCGGCACGTACCAGAAGGGCTGGCCGTCGACATCGCGCGCGAGGATCGAGCCCTCTTCCGTGGGCTTGTGCACATCGAAGGCATGCACGGCCGGCGCGCGGCGCGGCAGGAACCCCGACTCCTGCATCTCGGCCACCGATTCCTTGAAGGCGCGCTGGATCGTGGCGATGTCTTCCTGGCTGTGCGCCGTCGTGAGGAAGCACGGGAAGTTGTCCAGGATGTGCACGCCGCGGCTGCGCATCATGGCGAAGAGCAGGTCCTGCAGCGGATGGTCTTCGAGCCAGTTCACGCGCCAGAGCGAGGCGAAGTGGCGAATCGCGATGGGCGCGCCGACCTCGGCGCACCAGGCGGTGAGCTCCCCGGCCATCGCGGCGGTGCTCGCGCCGAGCGCGGCCTGCAGCGCGGGGCCGGCTTCCTTCAGATGTTCGAGCGAGGCCTTGGCCGCAGCCAGCGCGAGCGGATGCCGCACGAAGGTGCCCGCGAAATAGGTGACGCCGACGCCCGGGATGGAGTCGTCGCCGTACTGCCAGGCGCCGCCGTCGAGTGCGTCCATGAACGGCCGCTTGCCCGCGATCACGCCGACCGGAAAGCCGCCGCCGATCACCTTGCCGTAGGTGGCGAGGTCGGCGCGCACGCCGAAGAGTTCCTGCGCACCGCCCAGGCCGGTGCGAAAGCCGGTGATGACCTCGTCGAAGATGAGGCAGGTGCCGCTTTGCGTGGTGATCTCGCGCAGTGCCTGCACGAACTCGCGCGGCTGGAAGTCGGGGCGGCGGCTCTGCACCGGCTCGACCAGCACGGCCGCCAGGTCCTCGGCGTTCTCGCGGATGAAGGCCAGCGCCTCGGGCGTGCCGTAGTCGAGCACGCGCACGTCGCCGAACATGCCGCTCATCACGCCGGGTGCGGCCGAGAGGCCCTTGCCGCCCTTGCCGGCGCGCACCAGCACCTCGTCGAAGGTGCCGTGGTAGGAGCCGGTGAACACCACCACCGTGCTGCGGCCGGTGACGGTGCGCGCGATGCGCAGCGCCGCCATCACCGCTTCGGAGCCGGTGTTGCACAGGCCCGCCCGCTCGCAGCCGGTGAGCTCGCACAAGAGCCGCGTCACCTCGGCCGCGAGCGGATGCTGCGGCCCGATCTCGTAGCCCGCGTCGAGCTGCTTTCTCACCGCCTCCTGCACGAAGTCGGGCTGCCAGCCGAACAGGTTGAGGCCGAAGCCGTTGAGCGCATCGACGTACTCGTTGCCGTCGATGTCCCAGAGCTTCGAACCCTTGGAGCGCTCGACCACAATCTGGTAAGTGATCTCCTTCGTGAGCGGGCGAAAGCCGTTGACCACGCGCGGATCGGCCATGTGGGCGCGGTTGTCCTCGGTGAAGCGCTTGCTGTTCTGCGTGCGCGCCACGTAGCGGCGCACGAACGCGGCCAGCCGCGCCTTCTGCCGCGCGCTTGGCTCCGCGGTGGGCTTGGTGTGGATGCGGGCGATGGCGCCGAAGGCCTTGGCGACGTCGTAGCGCACGGGCTCGCGGGTGGCGTCGGGCGATGCGTCCTGGGCCGGCACCGCGTGTGCCGTCTGCACCGGCACGGGCAGCGGCATCGGCATCGGCATCGGCGATGGCACGCTCATCGCCACCGCCGCGGTCGAGCCGGACAGCAATGCGAGCTGCTGGCGCATCAATTCCATTTGCTGCGCAATCAGCTGGTTCACCGCACCGGTGGAAGGCGAGGGCAACGGACTGGCCATTTGCACCATCTGCACCATCGGCTGCACGGCGGGCAACTGCACGGGGGCCGCCGCGAGTGGCTCGGGCGTGGCCTCGACTTCAGGTGGCAGGCTCTGCTGCAGGAACGCCGCGAGCGCATCGAAGCTGCGGTAGTTCTCCATCAACTGGCGGAAGCTCACGTTGACCTTGAAGGTCTTCTTGATCTGCGTGGCCGCCTGCGTCAGCGTGAGCGAATCCAGTCCGAGCTCGGCGAACATGGCCTCGCCCGCGGCATCGGCCATGTCGATGCCGGAGATGTCCTCGAACAAGCTCCGCAATCGCATGTCCACCGAGGGCGCGCGGGACGCGGCGGGAAGGGAAGGTGAGGGCGGATGGGTCGAAGGCACTGCAGCGGTCACGGTCGGCTCCAATGAAACGGGTGGGACGGAAAGAGCAGGGGCAAGCGCGGGAACGAGTGCGGCCAACATCGGCGCGGCCGAGGCAACTGGCGCGGTGGTGGCCGGGGCCGGGGGCGCGATGTCGACCCAGAGGCGCTTGCGTTCGAAGGGATAGGTGGGCAGGCACACGCGCCGCGCGCCGCCGCGGGCGGACAGCCGCGCGAGTTCGATGTCGGCGCCACAGGTCCACAGGCGCGCGGCCGCGAGCCGCAGCGTGCGGGCCTCGTCGGCCGGCTCGCCGTGCAGCAGCGGGACGGCGGTGACTCCCGCATTCGACGACGACGGGGCCAGTGCCTTCGCGCCGTGCTGGCGCACCAGCGTGGCGAGCGTGTTGCGCGGACCGACCTCCACGAAGACCGGATGCGCGGCCGCCGCCGCCGCGCTCTGCAGCGCGGGCGAGAAGCACACCGTGCCGCGCAGGTGCCGCGCCCAGTAGGCGGGGCTCGTGGCCTCCGGGTCTTCTAGCAACCGGCCGGTGAGCGTCGAGAAGATCGGAATGGCCGGTGCGTGCAGCGCGACCTCGCCGACGAGCGCCTCGAAGGGCGCGACCGCGCCGTCCATCATCGAAGAGTGGAAGGCGTGCGAGGTCTGCAGCGCGCGGCAGGCGATGCCTTCGGCTTCGAGCGCGGCCTGCATCTGCGCGATGGCGTCGGCGGGGCCGGCGGCCACGCAGGCGTTGGGCGCGTTGTCCGCCGCGAGCGAGACGGACGGCCAGGCCGCGAGCCGCGCGGCGAGATCGTCCGCACCGAGCCGCACCGACAGCATCGTCCCCGCGGGCATCGCCTGCATGAGCGCGCCGCGGCGGGCGACGAGGCGAACGGCGTCTTCGAGCCGCATCACGCCGGCGATCACGGCCGCGACGAATTCGCCCACGCTGTGGCCGATGAGCGCGTGCGGCCGCAGGCCCAGCGACAGCAGCCGCCGCGCGAGTGCGTATTCGAGCGCGAAGAGCGCGGGCTGCGTGACCGCGGTGGGCGCGAGCGCGCGCGGGTCGTCGCCGAACATGCGCTCGCGCAGATCGAAATCGGTGACGCCTTCGAGCGCGCGCAGGCAGTCGTAGAAGGCCGCGGCGAACACCGCGTCGCTGGCATGCAGTGCCCGGCCCATGCCGGCGTACTGCGCACCCTGGCCCGGGAACATCAACACCGGCTGCGGCGCGCGCGCGGCGAGGCTGCCGCTCACGCGCCACGGTGCATCGTCCATTCGCAATGCAGCGATGGCGCTTGGGGCATCGGCGGCGACCACGGCGCGACGAAAGGCATGCGCCTTGCGGCCGACGCTGAGCGTGAAGGCCGCGTCGGCGAGCGCGAGGCCGGGGTGCGCCTCCAGATGTGCCGCGAGCTGCTGCGTGGCCACCGCGAGCGCGGCTTCCGAGCGGGCCGACAGCGGCAGCACGTGGATGCCGGTCGCGGCAGACGGCGCGGCGGCGCGCGCCGGCGCCTCTTCGAGCACCACGTGCGCGTTCGTGCCGCCGACGCCGAAGGAACTCACGCCCGCGCGGCGCGGCAGGTCGGCGCGCGGCCAGGGCTGCAGCTGGCTGCTCACGTAGAACGGCGTGCGCGCGAAATCGATGGCCGGATTCGGCGCATTGAAGTGCGCGGTCGGCACCATCACCTCGTGGTGCAGCGACAGCGCCGCCTTGATGAGCCCCGCGGCGCCCGCGGCCGTGACCATGTGGCCCACGTTGCTCTTGAGCGAGCCGAGCGTGCAGTAGCCGCGCGCGTCGGTGTGCTCGGCATAGGCGACGGCCAGCGCCTCGACTTCGATCGGGTCGCCCATCGGCGTGGCGGTGCCGTGCGCCTCGACGTAGCCGATGCTCTGC
This region includes:
- a CDS encoding non-ribosomal peptide synthetase, which translates into the protein MNAVLRPTPAAMGTAANVGAFVECVIPTTESQREVWLGAMLGTEASLAYNDSVVLRLRGPLDRQAMARAVARVVERHQSLRATISPDGTCMLVGQAGPDPLVQRDLAPLDPEARALALQDAHEAAVSTPFPLERGPLFRAELYRLGEGEHELLMSAHHVVCDGWSWAVITEQLGHLYAEETGDGLPLKAAPTFDAFATEEAADAARPEMQQHVDYWLERFSGGTLPVLDLPLDHPRPAVRTFASRRTERLLERRLVASLRTMSARTGTSLFAGLLAGFAATLHRLTGQDDIVVGIPASGQLARDMPGLVGHCVNLLPLRLAAPADLRFDTLMGECRTAVLDAFEHQALTYGALLGKLSLQRDASRQPLVSVMFNVDPDVAAGVQTFSGLKVEQDTVARRHENFELFLNLRPVDGGLQIEAQYNTDLYDEESVQRWLDMFECVLRSAVRSPAEPIGRLEVLSPEAARALASLQPPPIAVEGAPLAHAGFVAHALQHPDRPALRDGARTFSYGDLDARSNRLAHALRARGIGRGEYVGLCLERGLDMLVAVLAVLKSGAAYVPLDPAFPQARLDHYATDASLSLLVTTSDIAAAPRKWNADAGSRLFELDRDTAWLQAPADALAPDVCDARAEDPAYVIYTSGSTGLPKGVCVPHGAVANLLASMQKAPGLGPDDRIAAVTTLSFDIAVIELLLPLAVGAQVVMVQRETAIDGNSLRALLEAEAVTVLQATPGMWQLLLDAQWPGAKGFRGWIGGEAVRGRLAFALLDRCAELWNVYGPTETTVWSTAWNMQRDVVASRGVSIGLPIDNTEVWILDSNLQPCPIGVPGEICIAGMGLSLGYHERAELTAERFVTARVLGQNRKIYRTGDRGRWRNDRLLEHLGRLDFQVKVRGYRIEAGEIEARCNEVAGVSRSVVVAREDRPGDVRLVAYLALVPGAALDPAALMQHLREHLPAFMLPQHVVTLKALPTLPNGKLDRVSLPVPEALPRDEVRRGAGPRNDAERTVLAAMEQVLSLPGLDMQDDFFTMGGHSLLAARLATLLAREFKVALPLRTLFEAPTPERLAAAIAGLQAAGAGVQAPLACRIDRTSAPMTPSQERILFMEQLHPGRSVYNVPSAQRLTGPFDAARFEAALCEIIRRQPALRTCVGTDPATGQPVQSIAQAVEFSLPVIDLRGLPADQREAELAERMQELADQPIDLRRAPMAHAALFQVDDDDHAFVFVPHHLVWDGWCFDLFQRELTAIYDAAERGRPHGLPPLETTHGDYAEWLAGWMREPAFEEQLGFWRRRLASGPPPRLPRTDMPRRAGKSGQGGTQWIHIDLATTGRLREIARGMEVTLSMLTFGLYALTMSRVIGSDAVVIANPVRGRLQPETEDVMGVFNNVLPVSLRVDLAQSLPDFMRCVKQELLALMNCQQVPFERMVAGDGLGGPNRNAGAYQSMFSFQDARERARHLGSLQTRQMHLMQRGATDDIGVWLMDKPHGLEGALIYNADIYLRETGAQLRDRYLELLHRAAERPAATLAYLASDEGSASAAYLRKLAADEPERADKAPKPLADAGGRAAAASLLAPEQAPLAQIWAGVLGIDVNDIRASDNFFDLGGDSLLVLNAVKQAEQTLGLRVEMRRYLFENLAQIASPRNGNGNGNGNGNGNDGNGGNGNAAADTKPGELAGLPAVPAASASRGESLLGRAFGSLLRKG